One window of Marinomonas primoryensis genomic DNA carries:
- a CDS encoding MarR family winged helix-turn-helix transcriptional regulator: protein MTKSNEHDGRDNNAGLVMFELLNEVGIIAQLSRTLMESRLDDGLTIHHFTALNHLVRLGDGKTPMDLARAFQVPKTSMSHTLAGLEKRGLIRMEPNPDDGRGKLVRLTDSGQAVRNRAIQDIAPDMANIIPQFGLEDAQATLPILRKLRVVLDKARNK, encoded by the coding sequence ATGACAAAATCAAACGAACATGATGGCCGTGATAACAACGCAGGTCTAGTCATGTTTGAGTTGTTGAATGAAGTAGGGATTATTGCCCAGCTCAGCCGTACATTAATGGAGTCTAGGTTAGATGATGGCTTGACCATTCATCACTTTACCGCGCTCAATCATTTGGTTCGATTAGGCGACGGAAAAACACCAATGGACTTGGCTCGTGCTTTTCAAGTTCCGAAAACAAGTATGTCGCATACTTTGGCAGGCCTTGAGAAACGAGGCTTAATCCGTATGGAACCTAATCCTGATGATGGACGAGGTAAATTGGTGCGTCTAACAGACTCTGGCCAAGCTGTGCGTAATCGAGCGATACAAGATATCGCCCCAGATATGGCCAATATTATCCCTCAATTTGGTTTAGAGGATGCTCAGGCCACGTTGCCTATTTTACGTAAACTAAGAGTTGTGTTAGACAAAGCGCGTAATAAATAG
- a CDS encoding MmcQ/YjbR family DNA-binding protein: MTYDEFNQFCGALPATTSVVQWGDAQVWKVGGKVFAVGGWSKDKVPAFTFKTSELNYDFLRNKEGYRPAPYLASRGMKWIQQFDGSKELDEELTYYFQESYRIVSLGLTKKKQKELGLNQPVSEGA; the protein is encoded by the coding sequence ATGACCTACGATGAATTCAATCAATTTTGTGGTGCTTTGCCCGCGACGACGTCGGTTGTTCAGTGGGGAGATGCTCAAGTCTGGAAGGTGGGCGGTAAAGTGTTTGCTGTCGGCGGCTGGAGCAAAGACAAGGTGCCTGCGTTTACGTTTAAAACATCGGAGCTGAACTACGATTTTTTAAGAAATAAAGAGGGTTATAGACCTGCGCCCTATCTCGCGTCTCGTGGTATGAAGTGGATACAGCAGTTTGATGGCTCGAAAGAGTTGGATGAAGAGTTAACGTATTATTTTCAAGAGTCTTATCGCATAGTGTCGTTGGGTTTGACGAAGAAAAAACAAAAGGAGCTGGGGTTGAATCAGCCAGTTTCTGAGGGTGCATAA
- a CDS encoding DUF1127 domain-containing protein produces MKNCTSEEMNNLENSQLDINDCCKNALAKLKENTWKQRLAKIAHNWRTRSRLSRLDDAQLKDIGLTAADVDQEVHKPLWK; encoded by the coding sequence ATGAAAAACTGCACATCAGAAGAAATGAACAACCTCGAAAACAGCCAACTAGACATAAACGACTGCTGTAAAAACGCATTAGCTAAACTAAAAGAAAACACATGGAAACAACGCCTAGCCAAAATCGCTCACAACTGGCGTACAAGAAGTAGATTGAGCCGTCTAGACGACGCGCAACTGAAAGACATCGGCCTAACCGCCGCCGACGTGGATCAAGAAGTGCACAAACCACTATGGAAATGA
- a CDS encoding LysR substrate-binding domain-containing protein, with amino-acid sequence MSSNRALPPLKSLQAFRYAAQTLSFKKAAESLFVTQAAVSQQIKTLEQSLGVELFERQTRQVVLTSEGQYLFEYVEKAFALLEDGVKGVTEDPNPNTLVISSVPSFSSRWLVSRLGRFQALEPNINLRLSPSIGLSTFIDSDLDVCIRLGRGHYTGLQSQLLFKEYLVLVCHPSLINTNEPVKEQLMNIPIITDTGPDVQHVWPVLQRFLDLYDMPMKSHLHVADSTSLVEALLSQQGLAMMRYGLVYELIEKGQLICPLPIYMKSQYDFYLVAPSPHFKYQKVKAFKQWIECEVKEVDSSWQAYLKNNPEMEEVIV; translated from the coding sequence ATGTCTTCCAATCGAGCTTTACCGCCACTCAAATCGCTGCAAGCGTTTCGTTATGCGGCGCAGACGTTGAGTTTTAAGAAGGCGGCGGAGTCTCTTTTTGTGACGCAAGCGGCGGTGAGTCAGCAGATTAAAACGTTGGAACAGTCGCTGGGGGTTGAGCTGTTTGAGCGACAGACTCGCCAAGTGGTGTTGACGTCGGAAGGACAATATTTGTTTGAGTACGTTGAGAAGGCGTTTGCGTTATTAGAAGACGGAGTGAAAGGTGTCACGGAAGACCCTAATCCCAATACTTTGGTGATCAGTTCTGTGCCGTCTTTTTCGAGTCGTTGGCTGGTCTCAAGGTTGGGACGGTTTCAGGCACTAGAGCCAAACATAAACCTTCGCCTTAGTCCTAGTATTGGGTTGTCGACCTTTATCGACAGTGATTTAGATGTCTGTATTCGCTTGGGTCGAGGACACTACACAGGGCTGCAGTCGCAGCTTTTGTTTAAGGAATATTTGGTGCTGGTTTGCCATCCATCTTTGATCAATACGAATGAACCAGTGAAAGAGCAATTAATGAATATTCCTATTATTACCGATACAGGGCCTGATGTGCAGCACGTGTGGCCAGTGTTACAGCGGTTTTTAGACCTTTATGATATGCCGATGAAGTCTCATTTGCATGTGGCGGATTCGACGTCTTTGGTCGAAGCGCTGTTGTCTCAACAAGGGCTTGCTATGATGCGTTATGGCTTGGTGTACGAGCTGATAGAAAAGGGTCAGTTGATTTGTCCGTTGCCCATTTATATGAAGTCACAATACGACTTTTATCTCGTTGCCCCGTCTCCTCATTTCAAATACCAAAAAGTGAAAGCCTTTAAGCAATGGATTGAGTGCGAAGTGAAAGAGGTCGATTCCTCATGGCAAGCGTATTTAAAGAATAATCCTGAGATGGAAGAGGTGATCGTTTAG
- a CDS encoding GlxA family transcriptional regulator produces the protein MTKLKPSMITYQFAIIQYPNSLLSAVYGFDEMFSLANRLCLGSSLPIRIDTDILDLNSLNSGKHYNAVLIPPSMEKSAYESDCPILVNWLNEQHKNGAILTSACAGAFFLAATNAAQHRCLTTHWGLAETFKQRFPEQALDASKILIDQGDIISAGGMMSWMDLGVALIQRFTQASIVRQLGKTLVMDTGIREQSYYQQFTPRFDHGDKAILAVQHYLQRHFSHTNRISELANIAHLTPRTFLRRFHKYTNWKPSDYIQRLRIQAVCNNLEETTLPFESIALNVGYEDAGSCRKTFRKIMGLTPSEFRKRFASSSEIGQEN, from the coding sequence GTGACAAAATTGAAGCCTTCTATGATTACCTATCAGTTCGCCATCATTCAATACCCAAATAGCCTACTTTCTGCTGTGTACGGCTTTGACGAAATGTTCTCTTTGGCCAATCGGTTATGTCTCGGATCATCACTACCAATTCGAATCGACACCGACATACTCGATTTGAATTCACTGAACAGCGGCAAGCATTACAACGCCGTTTTGATCCCGCCCAGTATGGAAAAAAGCGCATACGAATCCGACTGCCCTATTCTGGTAAATTGGTTAAACGAACAACATAAGAATGGAGCGATCCTGACTAGCGCCTGCGCTGGCGCATTCTTTCTCGCGGCCACCAACGCCGCACAACATCGGTGTTTAACAACCCATTGGGGATTAGCGGAAACCTTCAAACAGCGCTTCCCTGAACAAGCATTAGATGCGTCGAAAATTTTAATTGATCAAGGCGATATAATCAGCGCTGGTGGCATGATGTCTTGGATGGACTTGGGCGTGGCGCTCATCCAGCGCTTTACTCAAGCCAGCATTGTGCGGCAACTCGGAAAAACATTAGTCATGGACACCGGCATAAGAGAGCAAAGCTATTACCAACAATTCACGCCACGATTTGACCACGGAGACAAAGCCATATTAGCGGTACAACATTATCTACAACGTCACTTTTCACACACTAATCGCATCAGCGAGCTTGCCAACATTGCGCACCTAACACCTCGCACCTTCTTGCGTCGGTTCCATAAATACACTAACTGGAAGCCCTCCGACTACATTCAACGGCTTCGCATTCAAGCGGTGTGTAATAACCTAGAAGAAACAACGCTGCCGTTCGAAAGCATCGCCCTAAACGTTGGCTATGAAGATGCAGGCAGCTGCCGAAAGACCTTTAGAAAAATAATGGGGCTGACACCCAGCGAATTCCGAAAACGTTTTGCGTCTTCATCAGAAATAGGCCAAGAAAACTAA
- a CDS encoding cysteine hydrolase family protein — MKRTALLVIDPQNDYFEGGLFPLWNTQDTLETILKAITHAQANDIPVVLIQHVADSSLGVAPFFNPGTMGVEVHPQVLALAPNATVVVKHFADAFEQTELNAVLSALKVERLLLCGMMTQNCVTHTALSKAAEEYDVKVIGEACTTREEMLHLIALNAISIRVPCVSIKESF; from the coding sequence ATGAAACGCACGGCCTTATTAGTGATTGACCCACAAAACGATTATTTCGAGGGAGGGTTGTTTCCCTTATGGAACACACAAGACACATTAGAAACGATACTGAAGGCCATAACGCATGCTCAAGCGAACGACATACCGGTTGTTCTTATTCAGCATGTGGCGGATAGTTCATTGGGCGTGGCGCCGTTTTTTAATCCTGGGACCATGGGTGTTGAGGTTCATCCGCAGGTTCTCGCGTTAGCGCCCAATGCGACCGTTGTCGTGAAGCACTTTGCCGATGCTTTTGAACAGACGGAACTTAACGCTGTTTTGTCAGCGCTAAAGGTAGAACGATTACTCTTATGCGGCATGATGACGCAAAACTGTGTGACGCATACGGCGCTTTCAAAAGCGGCTGAAGAGTACGATGTAAAAGTGATAGGTGAGGCCTGTACAACTCGGGAAGAAATGTTGCATTTGATCGCTCTAAATGCAATTTCTATCCGTGTGCCGTGTGTTTCAATAAAAGAGTCTTTTTAG